The Streptomyces sp. NBC_00569 genomic sequence GGCGGGCGTGACCGAGACCGCCGACCGGTTGCCCCACGAGCCCCATGCGCCGGTGTCCGCGCCATGTACGAGGGGAGTGCGCAGCTCAACCTCCCCGGCCAGAATGCGCCCGTCGCGTCCCGGATGGCGTTCGGCCAGCCGCCGGGCCAGCTCGTTGCGCGACAGCGTCCCTCCCGCGAGCAGGTCGAGTCCCTCGGCCACCAAGGACGCCGTGTCCAGGCCCGTGTTGTTCCGGGTGAAGTGGGGCGAGCCGGCCGTGCGGTCGAGAACGGGCTGCAGCAACGGCCGCAACCGACGGTAGTCGTCGGCCGCGGCGAGGTGCTGAGTACTGCGGAGCAGACCGGAGCGGACCACCTGCCGGTCCTGCAGCAGTGCGGTGAGCACGGACTGCGCGAACGTGTGGATCCTGCTCCACAGCCCGACATAGGCCCAGTTGGGCTCCTGTGCCTGCAGCGCAACCAGTCGCCCGATCACCTCCAGCGGGGTGCGATCGGTGCGGGTCAGCAGGAACTGGCGTTCCATCAACGCCCGGTTCAGGGCCCGGAGGGAGAGTGTGGTCACGACAGCCGCACCGAGACATTGCCCCGGTAGGAACCCCGCAGCAGGGAGAGGAACGCCTGCGGCACATCCTCGATCCCGCCCTCGACCACTGTCTGCGGGTAGACGAAGCGGCCCTCGCCCAGCCAGCTGCTGAAGTGCTCGCGCCAGGCGGCGATCTGATCGGGCGTGTGGTAGCAGGAGAACGGCAGCAGCTCGACTCCCTTGGCCTCGGCCGCCGCGCGGTCGGGCCGCGGAAAGCGCTGCGCCGCGTCGCCGAGCTGGCTGGACAGTGAACCGCAGAGAGCGAAGCGTGCTCCGGGCCGGGCCGCCTGGAGCGCAGCGTCGTACTGCTCGCCGCCCACGACGTCGAAGAAGACCGAGATGCCCTCGGGCGCGAGTTCCCCCAGCCGGTCGGCCAGGGAGCCGTCGTGGTAGTCGAAGGCGGCGTCGTAGCCGAGCTCGTTCACCAAGTAGTCGGCCTTCGCCGGGCTGCCGGCGCTGCCGATCACCCGCGCCGCGCCAAGGCACTTGGCGATCTGCCCGGCCAGCGAGCCGACCCCGCCCGCCGCGCCGGAGACGAAGACCACGTCGCCTTCGCCTACGGCCGCTACCTCGGCCATCCCGTAGTAGGCGGTCGGGCCCTGGCCGAGGTAGTAACCGGGGTCGGCGAAGAGCTCGCGGTCGAGCTTGAGGTACGAGCCGGCCGGACCGGCCGAGTACTCGCTCCAGCCGGTCATCGACTGGACCAGGTCGCCGACCTCGAGTTCGGGGCTGTCGGACCGGACCACGGTGCCGATGGCGGCCACCCCTACCCGCTGCCCCGGCTGCCAGGCGGGGACCGGGATAGTGCAGTCGGCCCGCATCAGCTCCAGGTAGGTCGCGGCGAGCCCGACCTGGTCGGTGCGTACCAGGACCTCGCCGTCCACCTCGGTCTTGGCGACGGTGAAATGGTCGAGCATGGGGGTGCCGGTGATCTGGGCAGTCAGCTGGATCTCACGGGTGATCATTTCTCTGTCCCTACCTCGGGTGTGTCCGGTGTTCCCGTCGAGATCGACCCTAGGGAGGCTTCCGGCCACTTTCTGACCGGAAGCCGAGGCAGGATGTCGCCATGGCGAACACCAGCTCACGGACCCTCAGACTGCTCTCGCTGCTGCAGACCCACCGGCACTGGTCCGGCCTGGAACTGGCCGACCGGCTCGGGGTCTCCGAGCGGACGCTGCGCCGCGATGTCGAGCGGCTACGCGAGCTCGGCTACCCGGTCGGCGCGGCACGCGGCACCGACGGCGGCTACCAGCTCGCGCCCGGCGCCGTCCTGCCGCCGCTGCTGCTCGACGACGAGGAGGCGGTGGCCCTCGCGGTGGGCGTCGGCGACGCGGCGCAGAGCGGGATCGCGGGGATGGAGGAGGCATCGCTTCGCGCACTCACCAAGGTGGTGCGGGTCCTGCCGCCCCGGCTGCGGGCCAGGGTGGACGCCTTGCGGGCGATGACCCTCTCCGCTGTCTCGTCCGGGCCGGTCGTCGCGGCGGGGGTGCTCACCGCGGTCGCCCAGGCTTGCCGGGACGAGGAGCGACTGCGGTTCGGCTACACGGCCAGGGGCTCCGCACCCACTGAGCGCGAGGTCGAGCCGCACCGCGTCGTCGCACTCGGAGGACGCTGGTACCTGGTGGCCTACGACCTGAGTCGGCACGACTGGCGCAGTTTCCGCCTCGACCGGCTGACCGAGCCGACGGCGACCGGCACGCGCTTTCGGCCGCGCCTGCTCCCGACCGAGGACGCCGTGGCCTTCGTCCAGGCAGCGAGCGGGGCCCCGGCCCCGCACACGGTCGAGGTCCTTGTGCATGCGCCCTCCGCGCGGGTGCGACAGGTGGTAGGCCGCTGGGGCACGATCGAACCGCTCGACCAGGACAGCTGCCGGCTCACCATGACCTCGACCTCCCTCGATTGGCCGACCCAGGCACTGGGCAACGTGGGCGCCGAGTTCGAGGTCCTGGGGCCGCCGGAGTTCGCCGCGCACGTCCAGGAGTGGGGCACCCGCTTCATCCGGGCCACCCGCGCACCTGCATGACCTTCTTTGCCGTGGCACCCCGGGCGGCCGGCGCGGGCGGGCCGCCCCGACGGTGGCGCGACGTTCGTGGCAGCCGGCGAGGCAGTGGAAAGAGGCGTTCTGCCAGGTGTAGGAAGGCTTGAAAATCGGCCCCACAGCGGTTCGGTCAGCCATGAAGGACAGACAGGCACAGGTCTCCTCGGTGATCACAGAGCGTTGCAACAACGTGGTCGCCAAGACCTGCGGCTGTCCAGCTTGCCGGGGAGGCCTCCTGCCTATTCGTGCGAGCTCTGAGCAGCGCAGCGACACCCCCTAGACCCGTGGCGCCCGCAACGCCTGCGAGAGCGCGCCCATACTGATGTCGGTGATCGCGTGGAGCTGCTCCCGACTCGCCCCGGCCCTGCTCATCACGGCCAGTGACTGGTTGACCGCCGCGAGGTGAACGGCGAAATTGTCGGCGTCACTGTCAGCCAACTTCGCGGCGACCAAGGCGGTCCGCAGCCGCGCACGCTGCAAGCCCAGCGCTTCGATCGCGCGCGCGGCGATGTCGGGACTCAGTGCCGGTATCGCCATCGCGGTTTGGGCGACGAGGCATCCGTCCGGCACGTCAGGGTCGGCGATGCGCTTCAGCGTGACGTCGAAGAACGCCCGTACTGCCCGCAGCGGCTCTTCGGACGCACATGAAAGAGCCTGGTCGTACCTGTCTCCGTACCGCGTGAGGTAGCGGTCCAGGCAACGCGAATAGAGCGAGTCTTTGTCGCCGAGCGAGGCGTAGATGGAACTGCGGTTCAATCCGGTCGCCCTGGAGAGGTCGTCGAGAGATGTGTCGGCGTATCCGGCTCGCCAGAACTGGACCATCGCCGCATCGAGCGCGACGTCCACATCGAACTGCTTCTTCCCGGCCATCGCGCACGCACCTCGTTCTTGAGCCAAGCCGTTGTGGCCCTGCCCATCATATCTTGAACTGAATGGTTCAAGATGCGTTAGCCTCACGCCATGACTGATGCCGCGACCACCGCGAACCACCCTTCGGACCAGAACCCGATCTCCGGGTTGCCCCTGCACGACCTTCCGGGCTTCACTCACCGCTGGGTCGACGCACAAGGCATCCGACTTCATGCCGTTGAAGGCGGTCAGCCGACCGGCCCCGCCGTCGTCCTGCTCGCCGGATTCCCGCAGACCTGGTGGGCCTGGCACAAAGTGGCGCCGGGCCTTGCCCAGCGATTCCGCGTGATCGCAATCGACCTGCCAGGACAAGGCCACTCCGACCGCCCTCACGGCAGCTACGACACGCACACCGTCGCTTCGCGCATCCACGCTGCGGTGACGGCACTCAACGTGCCGAAGTACTGGCTCGTCGCCCACGACATCGGAGCCTGGGTCGCCTTCTCACTCGCTCTGAAGTACGAAGAGCACCTGCACGGTGTCGCCCTGCTCGACGCCGGCATCCCCGGCATCAGCCTCCCGGACGCCATCCCAACGGATCCCGACCGGGCCTGGAAAACCTGGCACTTCGCGTTCCACCTCGTGCCAGATCTCCCCGAGACCCTGCTCGCCGGTCGCGAGCGCGACTACGTCAGCTGGTTCCTGAAGACCAAAGCACTCTCCCCGATCACGCACGACAGTGCCGAGATCGACCTCTACACCGCCGCCATCGCGGCAGAGGGCGGGCTTCGAGCGTCTCTCTCCTATTACCGTGACGCCGCGGAATCAGCCCGTAAGAATCACGACGCTCTCAGGCGACAGCACTTGACCCTCCCGGTCCTGGGGATCTCCAGCTCCCACGGCTCGATCCCGGACATGGCCGCTTCCATCAGCCCCTGGGCAGACAACGCGACCGGTGTCGTCATCCCGGACGCCGGACACTTCATTCCTGACGAGCAGCCCGCCGCAGTCGTGGATGCGTTGACGGCGTTCATCACTCACGAGCGTTCTGTGGGCCGATAATTACGTCCGAGCAGGTCACCGCCGTCATGGCGTCGATCGCACGGCACGGCAGGACGGTCACTCGCGCGGCTCCGTCTCCCCTACCTGACCGCTACTCACCTCGCGCCGCCCTGCGCATGCTGCCCTCGAGCGACCACACCAAAGTCGCCGAAACCCTCCCCCGACACCACCAGCTCGCCGCCCTCGAGCGCCAACTCGACTCGTCGAACGTGAAGTTCAGCCCCGAAGACCGGGGCGTCCGCGCCGCGCTCTGGCCCCGCTGTCCCGTACGGTGTGCGCCGACTCCGGCCGCTCGTCCGCCCGGACACCATCTTGCGACAGCCTCGCAACCCGCTCCGGCGGCGCCACACAAGAGCCTCCTGCAACAAGCAGCCCGCTAACGCGCGCTCCACCGGCGGCAGCACCAAGCCGGGGCAGCAGCGCCCTGATCGCGGCTCATGCCAAGGGAGGTGTCCACGGCGAAGTCTCTTGCCATCCCGCACAGAACCCTTCGCCCCAAGGGGCCGCACCCATCAACGCCGGTCCGGCCGGCCCGAGGGCGACCGGATACAGTGCGCGGGACGGCAGCTTGGTTTGTGAGGGGAAGCGTGACCGACACCAGCGACACCCGACCCGCCGACAGTGAAGCGCAAGCGCCACGGCCGAGCCGGCTGCACCGCCTGATGCGCTTCATCCCTCTGATCGCCCCCGTCCTGCTGTGGGCCGTGCCCTGCTGGGTGCTCCTGCACAGCGGCCAGCACTGGCCGCTGCCCATCACGCTCGCCGGCACCGCCCTGTTCGCCCTCGGCCTCGTCGGTATGCCGCTCGCGATGGTGCGCGGCCACGGCCGGCGCCAGCAGGACCGGGCGGCGATCACCGGTGACACCCTGCTGGGCACCAGCTGGGTACTGTTCACCTGGTCCGTCCTGCTCGGCGTCCTTTTGCGGCTCGTCCTGACCGTGGCCGGCGTCGGCGAGAGTCAGGACCGGGCCCGAATCGTCACCTGGGCCGTCCTCGGCGTAACCGCCGTACTACTCGCCTGGGGGTACGCCGAGGCCCGCCGCGTGCCACGCGTGCGCCGACTCGACGTGCAACTCCCCCGCCTGGGTGCCGGGTTGGACGGCACCCGCGTCGTCCTCATCACCGACACCCACTACGGTCCCCTCGATCGCGCTCGCTGGTCGGCACGGGTATGCGAGACGGTGAACACCCTGGAAGCCGACCTGGTCTGCCACACCGGTGACATCGCGGACGGCACCGCCGAACGCCGCCGCGCCCAGGCCGCCCCACTCGGAACCGTGCGGGCCACCCGGGCCCGTGTATACGTCACCGGCAACCACGAGTACTACAGCGAGGCCCAGGGCTGGGTGGACCTGATGGACGAGCTGGGCTGGGAGCCGCTGCGCAACCGCCATCTGCTGCTCGAACGCGGAGGCGACACCCTCGTGGTCGCCGGCGTGGACGACGTCACCGCCGAGTCCTCCGGCCTGGCAGGCCACCGCGCCCATCTCGCCGGAGCCCTGCACGGCGCCGACCCCGACCTGCCCGTCCTGCTCCTGGCCCACCAGCCCAAGTTCATCGACCGGGCGGCAGCCGCCGGCATCGACCTCCAGCTCTCCGGCCACACCCACGGCGGCCAGATCTGGCCCTTCCACCACCTGGTCCGCATCGACCAGCCCGCCCTCGCCGGCCTCAGCCACCACGGCCCCCGCACCCTCCTCTACACCAGCCGCGGCACCGGCTTCTGGGGCCCACCATTCCGCGTCTTCGCCCCCAGCGAGATCACCCTGCTCGTGCTCCGCTCCCCACACCCGCCCACCTCGATGTAGCACTCGACGGGCCGACGCATCCGCTTCGAGCAGTCCACGAGCCGAGGGTGCAGCGTCGAAAGACGGCCAGGCCCCGCCCTTGCCGAACCTCGTCCGCCTTTCGCTGCGCAGCAGATCACGGTGCTGGAGCGGCAACTGGGCCTGCTGAATGTTTTACGGGCCGGTCGCGACGCCCAGCCGGCAGAGCGAGAGGCCCCCTCGTTCACGGGGGGCCTCTCGCCCTCGCACTCCAGGCATCAGCTCATCTCAAGCTGATGCAGATGAAAGCGACCTCTCAGGCTTTCGGGGGCACCAGTATCGGTCAGTGCCCCAGATTCACGTCCGCTTCCTTCTCGCCCTCGCCGCTCACCAGCAGCGGCACGGCCTGGGGCGCGTACCCGCTGGCGATCACGGTGTAGTCGCCGGTGTCCAGGTCGTTGAACGCGTAGGCGCCGTTCGCGTCGGTGATGGTCGTGGCGACCGTGTTGCCCGCCGCGTCGAGAAGCGTGACTTGGGCGTCGTCGAGCGGGTGGCCCGCGCGGTTGCGGACGGTGCCGTGGACGTGGGCGCCCGGGTCGAGGCGGATCTCGTGGCGGTTGGCGGCGCCGCCCGCCACCTCGGCCGGTACGGCCGCCGGGCGGTGTCCGGGGGCGCTGACCACGAGGGTGTAGCCGCCGGGGACCAGGTCGGCGAAGCCGAACTCGCCGGTGTGGTCGGCCGCTGCGGAGGCGACGACCTCGCCGCGCACGTCGGTCGCGATGACCAGGGCACCGGGCAGCGGCCGGTCGCCGGGGGTGGCCAGGACCGTGCCGGTCAGGCCGGCCGCGCCGGAGAGCACCAGGTCGAAGTCGACCAGGCCGTCGGCCACCGTGATGGTGGTGGCCTGCGGCTGCCGGGCGCCGCCGGAGGCGATCAGGACGTAGGTTCCCTCGGCCGGCGCGGCGACCGTATAACGGCCGTCCGCCTGCGTCGTCGTACGGCCGAGCTGGCTGCCGCGCAGGTCGATCAGCGTGACCACGGCGCCCGCCACGGGCGATCCCACGCTGTCGCGGATGTGGCCGCGGACGCCCGAGGCAGGTTCGTCCGCGAGGGCGGTGGCGAGCGAGGCGACCGGGGCTGCCTCCACCGCTTCCGCCGTGTCCGCCAGCGCCGTCACGGGCGTCTCGGCGGCGTCGTCCGAAGCGGTGCCGTTCTCCTCCGCCGCCCGTGCCTCCAGGCCCGACATCTTGCGCAGCGGGACCTCCTTGGTCCACAGGACCATGAGGAACGCGACCGCGATGACGCCCGCCGCGATCAGGAACACCACATGCATGGAGTCGGCGAAGCCCTGTTTGAAGGGCTCCGACAGGCGCGGGTCCAGGTGCTGGATGAACGACGAGTCGCTCAGTACGTCGGAGCCGCCGCCCGCGCCGGGGTGCCGCAGCATGTCGAGGACCGGCTTGTTGGCCGGGTCGGACAGGACCGCCGGATCGTGCAGCGCGGCCTGGAACTGGGGCGTCCCGGCGGCCGACTTGAACGCCGAGGAGATCTTGTCGCCGACGTTCGAGAACAGCACCGACAGGAAGATGGCCGTACCGGCGGTGGCGCCCATCTGCCGGAAGAACGTGGACGACGCGGTCGCCACTCCCATGTCCTGCGGCGGCACGGCGTTCTGCACGGCGAGCACCAGGGTCTGCATGCAGCCGCCGAGGCCGAGGCCGAAGACGAGCATGTAGATCATGCTCTCCCACAGCGGGGTGTCCCACTGGACCTTGAAGTGGAAGAGCAGCAGCGCCGTGACCATGAGGACGGTGCCGATGGTCGGGAAGATCTTGTAGCGGCCGGTCTTCGCGGTGATCTGGCCGGAGACGACGGACGCGATGATCATGCCGACCATCAGCGGCAGCATCTCGAGACCGGACTTGGTCGGGCTCGCGCCCTTCACGATCTGCAGGTACTGCGGGATCATCAGCATCCCGCCGAACATGCCCGCGCCGATCAGGACGGACAGGAGGCTGGTCTTGCTGAAGATCGCGTTGCGGAACAAGCGCATCGGGATCAGCGCGTCGTCGCCCATCCGGCGCTCGACGAGGATCCAGGAGATGATGCCCACGACGCCGATGCCGTAGCAAGAAAGGGACTTGGACGAGTCCCAGCCCCACTCACGGCCCTGCTCGGCCACCAGGAGCAGCGGCACGACGCCGAGCGCGATGGTGAACGCGCCCCACCAGTCGATCCGCCGGTCGCGGCGGGTGTGGGGGATGTTGAGGACCTTGGCGACGACGAACAGCGCGATGATGCCGATCGGCACGTTCACCAGGAACACCCAGCGCCAGCCGACGACGCCCAGGATGCTGTCCTGCCCGGCGAGGAAGCCGCCGATGAGCGGCCCCGCGACGCTGGAGGTGGCGAAGGTGGCGAGCATGTAGCCCTGATAGCGGGCCCGTTCGCGGGGCGGCACGATGTCGCCGATGATCGCGAGGGCGAGGGACATCAGGCCGCCGGCGCCGATGCCCTGCAGGGCGCGGAAC encodes the following:
- a CDS encoding winged helix DNA-binding domain-containing protein; amino-acid sequence: MTTLSLRALNRALMERQFLLTRTDRTPLEVIGRLVALQAQEPNWAYVGLWSRIHTFAQSVLTALLQDRQVVRSGLLRSTQHLAAADDYRRLRPLLQPVLDRTAGSPHFTRNNTGLDTASLVAEGLDLLAGGTLSRNELARRLAERHPGRDGRILAGEVELRTPLVHGADTGAWGSWGNRSAVSVTPAEVWLGQPMAATAPAAKASAKELIRRYLAAFGPAGVKDVQAWCGLTRLGEVVAEMRAELRRYCGPDGRELIDLADAELPDPETPAPVRLLPAFDNALLGHADRTRVISDEDRKRVMPGRAQVRPTFLADGRVQGTWSLDAGTLRLTPFRPLCATDRAALEQEADRLLPFVGGRMVSCSDPVATCSS
- a CDS encoding MDR family NADP-dependent oxidoreductase — encoded protein: MITREIQLTAQITGTPMLDHFTVAKTEVDGEVLVRTDQVGLAATYLELMRADCTIPVPAWQPGQRVGVAAIGTVVRSDSPELEVGDLVQSMTGWSEYSAGPAGSYLKLDRELFADPGYYLGQGPTAYYGMAEVAAVGEGDVVFVSGAAGGVGSLAGQIAKCLGAARVIGSAGSPAKADYLVNELGYDAAFDYHDGSLADRLGELAPEGISVFFDVVGGEQYDAALQAARPGARFALCGSLSSQLGDAAQRFPRPDRAAAEAKGVELLPFSCYHTPDQIAAWREHFSSWLGEGRFVYPQTVVEGGIEDVPQAFLSLLRGSYRGNVSVRLS
- a CDS encoding helix-turn-helix transcriptional regulator — encoded protein: MANTSSRTLRLLSLLQTHRHWSGLELADRLGVSERTLRRDVERLRELGYPVGAARGTDGGYQLAPGAVLPPLLLDDEEAVALAVGVGDAAQSGIAGMEEASLRALTKVVRVLPPRLRARVDALRAMTLSAVSSGPVVAAGVLTAVAQACRDEERLRFGYTARGSAPTEREVEPHRVVALGGRWYLVAYDLSRHDWRSFRLDRLTEPTATGTRFRPRLLPTEDAVAFVQAASGAPAPHTVEVLVHAPSARVRQVVGRWGTIEPLDQDSCRLTMTSTSLDWPTQALGNVGAEFEVLGPPEFAAHVQEWGTRFIRATRAPA
- a CDS encoding TetR/AcrR family transcriptional regulator, whose protein sequence is MAGKKQFDVDVALDAAMVQFWRAGYADTSLDDLSRATGLNRSSIYASLGDKDSLYSRCLDRYLTRYGDRYDQALSCASEEPLRAVRAFFDVTLKRIADPDVPDGCLVAQTAMAIPALSPDIAARAIEALGLQRARLRTALVAAKLADSDADNFAVHLAAVNQSLAVMSRAGASREQLHAITDISMGALSQALRAPRV
- a CDS encoding alpha/beta fold hydrolase; amino-acid sequence: MTDAATTANHPSDQNPISGLPLHDLPGFTHRWVDAQGIRLHAVEGGQPTGPAVVLLAGFPQTWWAWHKVAPGLAQRFRVIAIDLPGQGHSDRPHGSYDTHTVASRIHAAVTALNVPKYWLVAHDIGAWVAFSLALKYEEHLHGVALLDAGIPGISLPDAIPTDPDRAWKTWHFAFHLVPDLPETLLAGRERDYVSWFLKTKALSPITHDSAEIDLYTAAIAAEGGLRASLSYYRDAAESARKNHDALRRQHLTLPVLGISSSHGSIPDMAASISPWADNATGVVIPDAGHFIPDEQPAAVVDALTAFITHERSVGR
- a CDS encoding metallophosphoesterase produces the protein MTDTSDTRPADSEAQAPRPSRLHRLMRFIPLIAPVLLWAVPCWVLLHSGQHWPLPITLAGTALFALGLVGMPLAMVRGHGRRQQDRAAITGDTLLGTSWVLFTWSVLLGVLLRLVLTVAGVGESQDRARIVTWAVLGVTAVLLAWGYAEARRVPRVRRLDVQLPRLGAGLDGTRVVLITDTHYGPLDRARWSARVCETVNTLEADLVCHTGDIADGTAERRRAQAAPLGTVRATRARVYVTGNHEYYSEAQGWVDLMDELGWEPLRNRHLLLERGGDTLVVAGVDDVTAESSGLAGHRAHLAGALHGADPDLPVLLLAHQPKFIDRAAAAGIDLQLSGHTHGGQIWPFHHLVRIDQPALAGLSHHGPRTLLYTSRGTGFWGPPFRVFAPSEITLLVLRSPHPPTSM
- a CDS encoding MFS transporter; protein product: MSEAVSAPSRDTAKHTEAMPASSGGGLSHRQILTILSGLMLGMFLAALDQTIVSTSIRTIADDLHGLSQQAWATTAYLITSTIATPLYGKLSDLHGRKPYFLGAISIFIIGSAACTFSTSMTELAAFRALQGIGAGGLMSLALAIIGDIVPPRERARYQGYMLATFATSSVAGPLIGGFLAGQDSILGVVGWRWVFLVNVPIGIIALFVVAKVLNIPHTRRDRRIDWWGAFTIALGVVPLLLVAEQGREWGWDSSKSLSCYGIGVVGIISWILVERRMGDDALIPMRLFRNAIFSKTSLLSVLIGAGMFGGMLMIPQYLQIVKGASPTKSGLEMLPLMVGMIIASVVSGQITAKTGRYKIFPTIGTVLMVTALLLFHFKVQWDTPLWESMIYMLVFGLGLGGCMQTLVLAVQNAVPPQDMGVATASSTFFRQMGATAGTAIFLSVLFSNVGDKISSAFKSAAGTPQFQAALHDPAVLSDPANKPVLDMLRHPGAGGGSDVLSDSSFIQHLDPRLSEPFKQGFADSMHVVFLIAAGVIAVAFLMVLWTKEVPLRKMSGLEARAAEENGTASDDAAETPVTALADTAEAVEAAPVASLATALADEPASGVRGHIRDSVGSPVAGAVVTLIDLRGSQLGRTTTQADGRYTVAAPAEGTYVLIASGGARQPQATTITVADGLVDFDLVLSGAAGLTGTVLATPGDRPLPGALVIATDVRGEVVASAAADHTGEFGFADLVPGGYTLVVSAPGHRPAAVPAEVAGGAANRHEIRLDPGAHVHGTVRNRAGHPLDDAQVTLLDAAGNTVATTITDANGAYAFNDLDTGDYTVIASGYAPQAVPLLVSGEGEKEADVNLGH